In Sulfuritortus calidifontis, the sequence CCGTTCCGCCCAATCGGCGTTGCGGCCCCTGAGCTCGGCCAGGCTGCGGATGTAGGCGGCGGCGTCGTGCACCTGCTTGCGGGTCATGGCGTCGCCCGCGGGCGCGGGTTTTTCCGGCGCGGCATCTCCTTTGCTGGCTGAGCCCTCGTCTGGTTTTTTCTCGGGTTCCTGCCCCGCTGGGCCACCGATGCCGATGGCCACCGGCGTGGCCGCGCCCAGGTTGGTGCCCGGGGTCATGGCGGCGATATGGCTGGCATAGAGGATGTAGGTGCCGGCGCTGGCCGCCCGCGCGCCGCTGGGATGGACGTAGCTGGCCACCGGCACCGGCGAGGCGAGGATGGCCTTGATGATGGTGCGCATCGAGGTGTCGAGGCCGCCCGGGGTGTCCAGTTGCAGGACCACCAGCCCGGCCCCGGCCTCGGCCGCCTTGTCCAGGCCGCGTGTCACGTAGTCGGCGCTGGCCGGCCCGATCGCCCCCTCCAGCGTGAGCACATGCACCGGCACGGCGCGCGCGGGCAGGGCGAGCAGCATCAGGCAGAGCGGGAGCAGGAGCAGGAGGCGCATGAGTCCCACTATAGTACTGCCCAGGATGACAAGGGTGTGGCGGCTTGGGTTTTCCGGCCGGCTGCGGCTATGCTCGGACGACCACGCCTGTCGATCGCGCGAACGGACCTTCATCATGGAAATCCTCTTTCTGCTGGCACTCATCCTGCTCAACGGCCTGTTTTCCATGTCCGAGCTCGCGCTGGCCACCGTGCGCCGCGCCCGGCTCGCCCGCCTGGCGGAGGGCGGCGACAAGGCCGCCGGCGTCGCCCTTGCCTTGCACGACACGCCCACGCGCTATCTGTCCACGGTGCAGATCGGCATCACCTCCATCGGCATCCTGAGCGGCATCGTGGGCGAGGCGGCACTGGCCAGCCCGCTCGCCGGCTGGCTGCAAACCCGGGGTCTTGCCCCGGATATCGGTTACTTCGCGGCGACCGCCCTGGTGGTGGTGCTCATCACCTATGTCTCCATCGTGATCGGTGAAATCGTGCCCAAGCGCCTGGCCCAGTTTCATCCCGAGGCGATCGCCCGATGGGTGGCACGGCCGATCCTCGGCCTGGCCCTGATCACCCGCCCCTTCGTGCTGCTGCTGTCGGTCTCGACCGATGGCCTGCTGCGCCTCCTGGGCAAGCGCGGCCAGTCCGCCCCCAGCGTGACCGAGGAGGAGATCCACGCCCTGCTGGAGGAAGGCTCGGAGGCCGGCGTGATCGAACGCAAGGAACACGAAATGGTGCGCAACGTGTTCCGCCTGGACGAACGCCTGCTCGGCTCGCTCATGATCCCGCGCGCCGACATCGTCTATCTCGACCTGGCCCGGCCGCTCGAGCAAAACCTCAGGATCGTCACCGAGTCCGGCCATGCCCGCTTTCCGGTCTGTCGGGGTGGGCTGGACGAGGTGCTGGGCATCGTCGATACCCGGCAGCTGCTCAACCTGACCCTGCAGGGCAAACCGATCGATCTGGCCGGCCTGGTGCAGACCGAGGTCTTCGTGCCCGAGAGCCTGACCGGGCTGGAGCTGCTGGAGCATTTCCGCAGCACCGGCATCCAGATGGTGCTGGTGGTGGACGAATACGGTGAGTTGCAGGGGCTGGTCACCCTGTATGACGTGCTCGAATCGGTCACCGGCGAATTCGTGCCGCATGGCGAGGCCGAGGCCTGGGCGGTGCAGCGCGAGGACGGCTCCTGGTTGCTCGACGGCCTGATCCCGATCCCGGAACTGAAGGACCAGTTGGGCCTCAAGACCGTGCCGGAAGAAGAGAAGGGCCGCTACCACACCCTGAGCGGCCTGGTGATGTGGCTGCTCGGCCGCCTGCCGCAGACCGGCGATGTCGCCACCTGGGAGAACTGGCGCCTGGAGGTGATCGACCTCGACGGCAAGCGCATCGACAAGGTGCTGGCCACGCGCATCCCGGATGCGCCGCGCACCCAGGCCTGACCAAGCAGTGCCGGCCCGTCCGCGCTTGCGCCCGGCTCACGCCAGACCGCGGCCGACATCATTATTTGAGGCGTGCGGAGATGCGGCGCGCGGCCTCCTGCACCAGCGGCACCCAGTCCAGGCGCCGGCGCTCGATCGGGGCCGAGATCGACAGGCCGGCGACGATGATGCCGCTGCCGTTGCGGATGAGCACGCCGATGCAGCCGACTCCGATCTCCGCCTCTTCGTCGTCCAGGGCGTAACCCTGTTTGTGGCAGCGCGAGACTTCGGTCCACAGCTTGCCCGGGGTGGTGATGGTGTGGCTGGTGTAGGCCGGCAGGCCGGTGCGCGCGGCATAGTCCTTCACCGCCTCGCGCCCGGCGGCGCCCAGCATCATCTTGCCCACCGCGGTGACGTGCAGTGGGGCGTGGCTGCCGATCACCTGTTCCACCCGCATCATCCGCCGCGGCGTCACCCGCTCGATGTAGACCACCTCGTCGCCCTCGCGCAGGGTGAGGTTCACCGTTTCTTCCACCTTGTCGCGCAGCCATTCCATCACCGGCCGGGCGAGCTCGGGCAGGTTGGTGCCGCCCTGCAGGGCGCAGGCCCATTGCATCAGCCGCTCGCCCAGCCGGTATTGGCCGCCGTCGATGCGGTCGACCAGGCCGTTGTCGGCGGCCGAGCTGAGGATGCGGAAGGCGGTGGAGGGGTGCAGGCCGGTCTCGGCCGACAGCGTCTTGAGGCTGGCGCTGCCGCCGTTGGTCACCAGGGTATGGAGCAGGGCGCTCAGCCGGTCGATGACCTGGATGCCGCTGCGGCTGTCGTCGGTCTTCATTTCATTATGCGAAAACGATTACGTATTGTGAAATGGTAGACCTTGCACTAAGGTCGCCGCAACAGGATTTTTTTCTTCAGGAGTGCATCATGTCTGCTCAGGCCACGCTGACCAAGCGCGCGATCCCCGCCTATTGCGAAGGCATCCAGTATTACGGCGAGCCCTGGCCCGGTTTCGACCGCCACGCCGCCCGCCCCGCCATCGCCGAAGGCCGGAAGGCCATCGCCAATCCGTCCGACCCGGACGCCGTGTTCCAGACCCTGCTCATGGCCGACGCCCTGCGTTATGTCACCCTGCAGATGTGCGGCGCCAAGGGCTCGGGTCACCCCGGCGGCTTCGCCTCCAGCGCCGAGGCCTATGCCGCCCTGGTCATGCTCGGCCACACCAACATCGTGACCGAGGTGGGCCACCACGCCCCCGGCTTCTACAGCGCCATGTTCCTCGACACCTCGCTCGAGGAGATGGGCATCAAGACCATGGCCGACATGATGGCCCGCTTCCGCGAGAAGCATGGCCTGCTCGGCCATCTCTCGGGCGCCATCCCCGGCCTCCTGGCTCCGGCCGGTCCCTTGGGCCAGGGCCAGCATTTCGCCATGGCCGGTGCCTTGCTGCACCCCGATGTGCTGTTCCCGGTGACCATCGGCGACGGCGGCATGGGCGAGCCATACGTGCTCAACTCGATGATGCACTTCCACACCGCCTACCCCAACGTGACCAACTTTCTGCCTACACTGATCTGGAACGGTTATTCCCAGGAGCATCATTCCATGGTCTCGCGCCTGTCGAACGACGAGATGATCGCCTACTGGGCCGGTCACGGCTTCGACGAGGTGGTGCTGGTCGATGCCAAATCCTTCGACGACAGCGGCCAGGAAGGCGCCTACGTCGACAGCAGCCGCTTCTCCCTCAAGCAGCGCCTGGCCTTCACCCAGGCCGTGCTGGAGGGCATGGACTACGCCGCCAAGTCGGCTCTGTCCGGCAAGCTCACCGCCTTCATTCTCAAGCAGCTCAAGGGCACCGGCGTGCACACTCTGGGTGCCAAGTCGCACAACCTGTATCCGGCCGATACCCTGGACAAGCCGCACATGATCGAGGGTCTCAAGCGCCGCGCCCTCAACCCCGAGGCCTGGGCCATCGTGCGCGAGAACTTCGTGCGCGCCGGCGGCGGCCCGGCCGTGAAGACCGTGGTGACCGAGCGCGTGCTCGACCTCGCCCCGCTGGGCAAGCTGCCCTTCCACGACTACGCCAAGGGCGAGAAGGCGGTTCCCGCCACCGCCATGGGCGCCCTGGTCGCGTACGTGGGCAAGCAGGACAAGCGCTTCGTGGTGACCAACGCCGACGGCAACGAGGCCTCGGCCATGAAGAACATCAACGATGCCCTGAAGATCCGCCACCCGACGGTCGACCCGCTGTACAACCAGGAGCCGACCGGCCAGGTCTACGAGCCCCTGAACGAGGACGCCTGCGCCGGCCTCGCCGCGGGCCTCGCCCTGTTTGGCTCGCGTGCCCTCTGGCTGTCGTACGAATCGTTTGCCATCAACGGCTGGCCCATCGTGCAGACCGTGACCCAGGCCATGGCCGAGCTGCGGCGCCGCACCCCGTCCATCGTCTGCATGTTCACCGCGGGCGCCCTGGAACAGGGGCGCAACGGCTGGACCCACCAGCGGCCGGAGATCGAGAACTACTTCGCCGCCCAGATGCGCAATGGCAACGTCTATCTGCTGTTCCCCTGCGATGCCAACGCCATCCAGGCCGCCTACGACTACGCCACCAACAGTTTCAACAAGGGCATGGTCATCATCGCCTCGAAGTCGCCGCTGCCGGTTTACCTGAGCCTGGAAGAGGCGCGCGATGCGGTGGAGAAGGGCGCCGCCATTCTCTATGAATCCAAGGCCGGCACGAAGGGCAGCGTGGTCTTCGCCGTCACCGGCGACATGGTGCTGCTGCCGGTGTTCGAGGCCAAGGACAAGCTGGAGGCCGCGGGCTGGCGCGTGCGCATCGTCGCCGTGGTCAACCCGCGCCGCCTGTACCGGCCGACCGACATTTCCTGGGACACCGTGTCCGAGCCGGACAACGCCTTCATGGACGACGCCCATTTCAACGCGCTGTTCGATGCCGACGTGCTGCTGGCCGTGAGCGGCGGCCCCTCGGCCAGCCTGGAGCCGGTGCTGCTGCGCACCCGGGCCAAGGCGCGTGATACCTTCGCCTGGAAGCGCGGCGAGACCACCGCCAGCCCGGCCGAGATCATGGACTACAACGGCCTCACGGCCGAGGCCATGGCCAAGCGGGTGCAGGCCCTGGCGGGGTAGTTTTTCCCCTCTCCCGGCGGGAGAGGGTGGCGAAGCCGGGTGAGGGAGCGCGTAGCGCTTAGGGTTTTCCGGCCTTTGCGTGATCCCGCGCAATTTCCCCTCACCCCCGGCCCCTCTACCCTAAAGGGCATAAATCCCGGTGGGAGAGGGGAGATGTGGTGCCTGAATTTGAATTTATGACCGATACCAAGATCATCGTCCTCGACGACGACCCGACCGGCTCGCAGACGGTGCATTCCTGCCTGCTGCTGACGCGTTGGGACGAGGCCACTCTGCGCGAGGCGCTGCTCGATGCCGCGCCCCTGTTCTTCGTGCTGACCAACACCCGGGGCATGGACCCGACCCGCGCCGCCGCGGTCACGCGCGAGGTCTGCTGGCGCCTGCACCGGGTGCTCGACCAGCTGGCGCGCGCAGGGCGGCCGATCAATCCCATCCTGGTCAGCCGCTCCGATTCGACCCTGCGCGGCCATTACCCGGTGGAGACCGACGTCATCGCCGAGGAGCTCGGGCCCTTCGATGCCCACTTCCTGGTGCCGGCCTTCTTCGAAGGCGGCCGCATCACGCGCGATTCCGTGCATTACCTCCTGGTCGACGGCAAGCCGGTGCCGGTGCACGAGACCGAGTTCGCCCGCGATTCGGTGTTCGGCTACACGCACAGCTATCTGCCGGATTACGTGGAGGAAAAGACCCGCGGCCGGATCAAGGCGAATGCGGTCGAGCGCTTCCTGCTTGCCGACGTGCGCGGCGATGCCCTGCCGCGGCTCATGGCGCTCAAGGGCAATCAGTGCTGCGTGGTCGATGCCGAGACCCAGGCCGATCTCGATCATTTCGCGGCCCAGCTCAAGCAGGCGGCCGGGCAGGGCAAGCGCTTCCTGTTCCGCAGCGGCGCCAGCCTGCTCACCGCCCTGGCCCAGCTGCCACCCCAGCCGGTGCCAGCCGAGGCCATGGCCCGTTACGTGCGCGGCGGCCGGCCGGGCGCGGTGGTGGTCGGCTCGCACGTGAAGAAGACCACCGAGCAGCTGGCACGGCTGCTCAAGCTGCCCCATGTGGTGGCATTGGAGATCGATGTCGACCGCATCGGCCGCGAGCGCGAGCACCTGTTGCAGGACATCCTGGCCCAGGCCGCCAGGGCCCACGCCGACGGTGACACCCCGGTGATCTACACCAGTCGCGTCGAGCGCACCTTCGACAACCAGGCCGCCCGCCTGGCCTTCGGCGAGCAGGTCTCCGCCTTCCTGATGGACGTGGTCAAGGGCCTGCCACCGACCCTGGGCTTTTTGATCAGCAAGGGCGGCATCACCTCCAACGATGTGCTCTCGGTCGGCCTGGCCTTGCGCACCGCGCGCGTGCTCGGCCAGATCCTGCCCGGCTGCTCGGTGGTGCGCTGTCCCGAGGATCATCCCCGTTACCCGGGCATGCCCGTGGTCATCTTCCCCGGCAACGTCGGCGCCGAGGATGCCCTGGCCGTCGCCCTGCAACGCCTGACCGGCAAGGCCGCCTGAGATGAGCCTGGACCGTCCCGCCCTGATCGCCGCCTTGCGTGCCCTGCTGCCGGCCGATGCGGTGCTGGAGGCGGAGGAGGCGCGCCGGCCCTACGAGTGCGACGGCCTGTCGGCCTATCGCCAGCTGCCTTACGTGGTGGCGCTGCCGCACACGGTGGATGAGGCCCGCGCCGTGCTCCAGCTGTGTCATCGGCACCAGATCCCGGTGGTCGCCCGCGGCGCCGGCACCGGCCTCTCCGGCGGCGCCCTGCCGCATGCCGAGGGCGTGCTCTTGAGCCTCGCCCGCCTGAACCGAATCCTGCGTATCGACCCGGTGGGGCTGACCGCCACGGTGGAGCCCGGCGTGCGCAACCTCGCCATCTCCGAGGCGGCCGCGCCGCACGGCCTGTATTACGCGCCCGACCCCTCGTCCCAGATCGCCTGCACCATCGGCGGCAACGTCGCCGAGAACTCCGGCGGCGTGCACTGCCTGAAATACGGCCTGACCGTGCACAACGTCTGCGCCATGAAGCTGCTCACCATCGAGGGCGAGCTGCTGGAACTGGGGAGCCGCGCGCTGGATGCGCCGGGCTACGATCTGATGGCCCTGGCCATCGGTTCCGAGGGCATGCTCGGCGTGGCGGTGGAGGTCACCGTGCGCCTGCTGCCGGTGCCGGAACGGGCCCAGGTGGTGCTGGCCGCCTTCGACGATGTCGGGAAGGCCGGCAGCGCGGTGGGCGAGATCATCGCCGCCGGCATCATCCCGGCCGGGCTGGAGATGATGGACGGGCCGGCGATCCAGGCGGCGGAGGACTTCGTCCATGCCGGCTATCCGACCGATGCCGCGGCGATTCTCTTGTGCGAAGTCGATGGCACCAACCAGGAAGTGTCCGAGCACATCGCCCGCATCCGTGAAGTCCTGGAGGCCGCGGGCGCGACCGAGGTGCGCAGCGCGCGCGACGAGGCCGAGCGCGCCCTGTTCTGGAAGGGCCGCAAGGCGGCCTTCCCCGCGGTGGGTCGCATCTCGCCTGACTACTACTGCATGGACGGCACCATTCCGCGCCGGCGCCTGCCCGAGGTGCTCAAGCGCACGGCCGAGCTGTCGCGCGAATACGGCCTGCCGGTGGCCAACGTCTTCCACGCCGGCGACGGCAACCTGCATCCGCTCATCCTGTTCGATGCCAACAAGCCGGGCGAACTCGCGCGCACCGAGGAACTGGGCGGCAGGATTCTGGAGCTTTGCGTCGAGGTCGGCGGCACCATCACCGGCGAGCATGGCGTCGGCATCGAGAAGATCAGGCAGATGTGCGTGCAGTTTAGGCCCGAGGAATTGAACCAGTTCCGCGCGGTGAAGCAGGCCTTCGACCCGCTGGAACTCCTCAACCCCGGCAAGGGCGTGCCCACCCCGCGCCATTGCTCGGAATACCGTACCTTGCCCCACAAGCATTCCCACGAACACGCATGAGCGCCGATCTTTCCCGCGAGCTGCAAGAACGCGTGGCCGAGGCGGCCGCGGCCGGCGAGAAGCTGGCCATCGTCGGTGGTGGCAGCAAGGCCAGCCTCGGCCGCCCCGTCCAGGGCACGCCCCTGAACGTCGCCGGGCATAGCGGCGTGGTCAGCTATGAGCCGCGCGAGCTGGTGCTCACCGCCCGCGCCGGCACGCCTTTGCGCGAAATCGAGAACCTCTTGGCGGCGCAGGGCCAGATGCTGCCGTTCGAGCCGCCGCATTTCGGCGCGACGGCCACCCTCGGCGGCAGCATCGCCTGCGGCCTGTCCGGCCCGCGCCGGCCCTGGGCCGGCAGTGCGCGCGACCACGTGCTCGGCGTGCGCCTGCTCAACGGCCGGGCCGAGGTGCTGCGCTTCGGCGGCGAGGTGATGAAGAACGTCGCCGGTTACGATCTCTCGCGTTTGCAGGCCGGCGCCTTCGGCACCCTGGGCGTGCTGCTCGAAGTCAGCCTCAAGGTCGTGCCGCGGCCGGCTAAGGAGATCACCCTGGTGCAGGAGCGCGGCGCGGCCGACAGCCTGGCCTACCTTACCGAACTGGCGCGCCGGCCCCTGCCGTTGTCGGCCGCCTGCCATGACGGCGCCCGGCTCTACCTGCGCCTGTCCGGTGCCGCCAGCGCCGTGGCCCAGAGCCGCGGCCTGCTCGGCGGCGAGATATTCGCCGAGGACGAAAATTTCTGGCGCGACAAGATCAAGGAGCAGCGGCATGGCTTCTTCGCCGGCGAGATGCCGCTCTGGCGCCTGTCGCTGCCGCCGGCCGCGCCCTGGCTCGAGCTGCCGGGCAAGGTCCTGCTCGATTGGGCTGGCGCCCAGCGCTGGCTGAGAAGCGAGGCCCCGGCCGCGACCATCCGCCAGCTCGCCGTCGCGGCGGGCGGTCATGCCACGCTGTTCCGGGGCGGCGATCGGGCAGGCGAGGTGTTCCAGCCGCTGCCGCCGGCCATGGCCGCGCTGCAGCGCCGGATCAAGCATGCCTTCGACCCGCAGGGCCTGTTCAATCCCGGCCGAATGTATCCGGACCTGTAAGCATGGAAACCCATCTCGCGCCCGAATTCGCCGGCAGCCGCGCAGGCCAGGAGGCCGAGGCCATCCTGCGCGCCTGCGTGCATTGCGGCTTCTGCACCGCGACCTGTCCGACCTATCAGCTGCTGGGCGACGAACTCGACGGCCCGCGCGGCCGCATCTATCTCATCAAGCAGGTGTTCGAGGGCGCGCTGCCCAGCCGCATCACCCAGCAGCATCTGGACCGTTGTCTCACCTGCCGCGCCTGCGAGACCACCTGTCCCTCGGGCGTGCATTACAGCCGTCTGGCCGATATCGGTCGCGCCGTGCTCGAGTCGAAAGTGGCGCGCCCCCTGCATGAACGCCTGCTGCGCTGGGGCCTGCGCAAGGTGGTGGCCGAACCGGCTCGCTTCGGTTTCGTCCTCGGTCTGGCCCGTGGCATCGGTTTCCTGCTGCCGGCCGCCATGCGGCGCAAGCTGCCGCAGCCGCGACCGGCCGGCACCTGGCCCAATCTGCAAAGCCAGCGGCGCGTGCTGGTGTTGGAAGGCTGCGCCCAGTCGGTGGCCACGCCGCTGACCAATGCCGCGGCCGCCCGCGTCTTCGCCAAGCTCGGCATTCAACTGGTGCGGGCCGAGGGCGCCGGCTGCTGCGGCGCCCTGGCCCATCACCTGTCGGCCGAGGCCGAGGCGCTGGCCTATATGCGCCGCAACATCGACGCCTGGTGGCCGCACATCGAGCAGGGGGCCGAGGCCATCCTCATCACCGCCAGCGGCTGCGGCGTCCAGGTCAAGGATTACGGGGCGCTGCTGCGCCACGATCCGGCCTATGCCGAGAAGGCGGCGCGGGTGTCCGAGCTGGCGCGCGACCCGGTGGAACTGCTCGCCGGCCTCGACCTCGCGCCCCTGGGCCGGCCGGGCGGCGGACGGCGGGTGGCCTTCCACACGCCCTGTACCCTGAACCACGGCCAGAAGCTGAACGGCCGGGTGGAGGCTATGCTTAGCCAACTGGGCTATGTGCCGACCCCGGTGCGCGACGGCCACCTGTGCTGCGGCTCGGCCGGCAGCTATTCGGTATTGCAGCCGGAGCTCTCGACCCGGCTGCGCGACGCCAAGCTCGCCGCCCTGACCGGCGGCGCGCCCGAGCTCATCGCCACCGCCAACGTCGGCTGCCAGCTGCACCTGGAGGCCGGGGCCGACCGGCCGGTGCTGCACTGGCTGGAATTGCTCGATCGGCCGGCCATCGACTGAGAGGAAACAAAAATGGTGCAGACCCTGAAGCTGTGGATTGCGGGCAAGCCGGTAGCGGCGCAAAGCGACAGGACGGCCGAGGTCTGCAACCCCGCCACCGGCGAGGTGATCCGCCGGGTGCCGCTGGCCGGCAAGGCCGATATCGACGCCGCGGTGGCGGCGGCCAAGGCCGCCTTTCCCGCCTGGCGCGACACCACGCCCCTGCGCCGCGCCCGCCTCCTCACCCGCTTTCGCGAACTCATGGAGCAGCATCGCGAAGAGCTGGCCCGGCTCGCCTCGGAAGAGCATGGCAAGACCCTGGAGGACGCCGCCGGCTCGGTCCAGCGCGGCATCGAGGTGATCGAGTTCGCCAGCGGCGTGCCCCATCTGTTGAAGGGCGAGCAGGCCGAGGACGTCGGCCGCGGCATCGACTGCCATTCCCTGCTGCAGCCGGTGGGGGTGTGCGCCGGCATCACCCCGTTCAACTTCCCGGTCATGGTGCCGCTCTGGATGTTCCCGGTCGCCATCGCCTGCGGCAACACCTTCGTGCTCAAGCCCTCGGAAAAGGTGCCCTCGTGCAGCCTGCGCATGGCCGAGCTGTTGCGCGAGGCCGGCCTGCCCGATGGCGTGTTCAACGTGGTGCCGGGCGACAAGGAGGCGGTCGACGCCTTGCTGCATCACCCGGATGTCGGCGCCATCTCCTTCGTCGGCTCCACCCCGGTGGCGAAATACATCTACGAGACCGGCGCCAGAAACGGCAAGCGGGTGCAGGCCCTGGGCGGGGCGAAGAACCATGCCGTGGTGATGCCGGACGCCGACCTGGAATTCGCCGCCGAGGCCCTGGTCGGCGCCGCCTACGGCTCGGCCGGCGAGCGCTGCATGGCGATCTCCACCGTGGTGGCGGTGGGCGAGGCGGGGGAGCGTCTTGTACCACTGCTCAAGGACAAGGCCGCCCGGATCCGGGTCGGCCGCGGCGATGCGCCCGGCGTCGGGATGGGCCCGGTGATCTCGGCGGCGCATCGCGACCGCATCGTCGGCTTGATCGACAGCGGCGTCGCCCAGGGCGCCGAGCTGGTGCTCGATGGCCGGGGCCTGAAAGTCGCCGGTCTGGAAGGCGGTTTTTTCGTCGGGCCGACCCTGTTCGACCGGGTCAGGCCCGAGATGGACATCTACCGCGAGGAGATCTTCGGCCCGGTGCTGATCGTGCTGCGGGTCGCCAGCTTCGACGAGGCGGTGCGCCTGGTCAACGCCAACCCCTACGGCAACGGCACGGCCATTTTCACCGGATCGGGTCACTGGGCGCGCCGCTTCGAGCACGAGATCGAGGTGGGCATGGTCGGCGTCAACGTGCCGATCCCGGTGCCCATGGCCTTCTTCTCCTTCGGTGGCTGGAAGGCCTCGCTGTTCGGCGATCTGCACATGCATGGCATGGAGGGCGTGTATTTCTACACGCGCACCAAGGTGGTTACCAGCCGTTGGCCTGCGCCGGCCGAGCGCACGGCCAATACCCTAGTAATGCCCACATTGGGCTGAATCCGGCTTGGCAAGTGGTGTTTTCGGCCGTTGTAGTGGGGTACTCTGTCGGTTCAGCGTCGCACACGCTGTCACGATGGGTTACCCGCTTTTTCACGTACCTCGAGGAGACGAAAGCATGAGCAAGAAAAAGGACGTAGAAGCTAAGCAAGATGTGAAACCGACCAAGGCCGCGCGCCGCAAATTCCTCACCGCCACCGCGGCCACCGCCGCCGGTGCCGCGAGCCTGGGTTTCCCCGCCATCGCCAAGGCCTCGGCCCCGGTCAGCCTGCGTTTCCAGAGCACCTGGCCGGCCAAGGACATCTTCCACGAATACGCGGTCGACTTCGCCAACAAGGTCAATGCCATGTCCGGCAAGGAACTCAAGATCGAGGTACTGCCGGCCGGCGCCGTGGTCAA encodes:
- a CDS encoding CoA-acylating methylmalonate-semialdehyde dehydrogenase, producing MVQTLKLWIAGKPVAAQSDRTAEVCNPATGEVIRRVPLAGKADIDAAVAAAKAAFPAWRDTTPLRRARLLTRFRELMEQHREELARLASEEHGKTLEDAAGSVQRGIEVIEFASGVPHLLKGEQAEDVGRGIDCHSLLQPVGVCAGITPFNFPVMVPLWMFPVAIACGNTFVLKPSEKVPSCSLRMAELLREAGLPDGVFNVVPGDKEAVDALLHHPDVGAISFVGSTPVAKYIYETGARNGKRVQALGGAKNHAVVMPDADLEFAAEALVGAAYGSAGERCMAISTVVAVGEAGERLVPLLKDKAARIRVGRGDAPGVGMGPVISAAHRDRIVGLIDSGVAQGAELVLDGRGLKVAGLEGGFFVGPTLFDRVRPEMDIYREEIFGPVLIVLRVASFDEAVRLVNANPYGNGTAIFTGSGHWARRFEHEIEVGMVGVNVPIPVPMAFFSFGGWKASLFGDLHMHGMEGVYFYTRTKVVTSRWPAPAERTANTLVMPTLG